From the genome of Desulfovibrio porci, one region includes:
- the gatB gene encoding Asp-tRNA(Asn)/Glu-tRNA(Gln) amidotransferase subunit GatB — protein MAAYEAVIGLEVHVQLATASKLFCSCSTRFGRPPNTNVCEVCAGMPGALPVPNRQAVHYAALVGLATNCAINRRSIFARKNYFYPDLPSGYQISQFDLPICEHGYLDIEVDGASKRIGITRIHMENDAGKNIHAQGENVSYVDLNRAGTPLVEIVSEPDMRSAAEAVAYLRTLYGIVTYLGVCDGNMEEGSFRCDANVSLRPVGAAAFGTRTELKNLNSFRNVQRAIEFEIARQQDVLDDGDTVVQETRLYDAVKNLTASMRSKEEAHDYRYFPDPDLLPVEIGADELENWRAELPELPRPRARRFMELTGLPEAEVEVLVQSRALADFFEAAAQKADPRKVANYMLGPLLRECNVRGVATGDPSQWGMKPEALAELVRIVDQGLISAKIANDIFGELFSNGAMPEAYVKEKGLGQISDSSALEAAVDAVIAANPAEVEAYRGGKTKLISFFVGQIMRATKGKANPALVNELLGKKL, from the coding sequence ATGGCCGCCTATGAAGCCGTCATCGGCCTGGAAGTGCACGTGCAACTGGCAACGGCCTCCAAGCTGTTCTGTTCCTGTTCCACCAGATTCGGCCGGCCGCCGAATACCAATGTCTGCGAAGTCTGCGCGGGCATGCCCGGCGCGCTGCCCGTGCCCAACCGCCAAGCTGTGCACTACGCCGCCCTGGTAGGACTGGCGACCAATTGCGCCATCAACCGCCGCTCCATTTTCGCCCGCAAAAACTATTTTTATCCGGATCTGCCCTCGGGCTACCAGATTTCCCAGTTCGACCTGCCCATCTGCGAGCACGGCTATCTGGACATCGAGGTCGACGGCGCAAGCAAGCGCATCGGCATCACCCGCATCCACATGGAAAACGACGCGGGCAAGAATATCCACGCCCAGGGCGAAAACGTCAGCTATGTGGACCTGAACCGCGCCGGCACGCCGCTGGTGGAGATCGTTTCCGAGCCGGACATGCGTTCCGCCGCCGAGGCTGTGGCCTATCTCAGGACCCTGTACGGCATTGTAACGTATCTGGGGGTCTGCGACGGCAATATGGAGGAGGGCAGCTTCCGTTGCGACGCCAACGTCTCCCTCCGGCCCGTGGGCGCGGCGGCCTTCGGCACGCGCACCGAACTCAAGAATCTCAATTCCTTCCGTAATGTCCAGCGGGCCATTGAATTTGAGATCGCCCGTCAGCAGGACGTGCTGGATGACGGCGACACGGTGGTGCAGGAAACGCGCCTCTATGACGCGGTAAAGAATCTCACCGCCTCCATGCGCAGCAAGGAAGAGGCCCACGATTATCGCTACTTTCCGGACCCGGACCTTCTGCCCGTGGAAATCGGCGCTGATGAACTGGAAAACTGGCGGGCCGAACTGCCGGAACTGCCCCGGCCCCGCGCCCGCCGCTTCATGGAGCTGACCGGTCTGCCCGAGGCTGAGGTGGAAGTGCTGGTGCAGAGCCGCGCGCTGGCCGACTTTTTTGAGGCCGCCGCGCAAAAGGCCGATCCCCGCAAGGTGGCCAACTATATGCTGGGACCGCTGCTGCGCGAATGCAACGTGCGCGGCGTCGCCACGGGCGATCCGTCTCAATGGGGCATGAAGCCCGAGGCTCTGGCGGAACTGGTGCGTATTGTGGACCAGGGGCTGATCAGCGCCAAAATCGCCAACGATATTTTCGGCGAGCTGTTCAGCAACGGGGCCATGCCCGAAGCCTACGTGAAGGAAAAAGGCCTGGGGCAGATTTCCGATTCTTCGGCTCTGGAGGCCGCCGTGGACGCGGTGATCGCCGCCAATCCGGCGGAAGTGGAGGCCTACAGGGGCGGCAAGACCAAGCTGATCAGTTTCTTTGTGGGCCAGATCATGCGCGCCACCAAGGGCAAAGCCAATCCCGCCCTGGTCAACGAACTGCTGGGCAAAAAACTGTAA
- a CDS encoding PhoH family protein: MAVHSSLLETVEFDDPALANQLFGPHNAHLDLLAAASGARIGNRGASIFIESPDQDVRRSLCNVFVQLYDLLRGGLTLSQQDMTRAYDMLRADPGLNLGQVFRDAVFVNTPRKTVTARNVAQKTYLELLRRHELVFAVGPAGTGKTYLAVAMALSMFQQHRVKRIVLTRPAVEAGERLGFLPGDLAEKVNPYLRPLYDALHDMMPQPKVASMMEVGSIEVAPLAFMRGRTLNDAFIILDEAQNTTQEQMKMFLTRMGFGSRMVVTGDTTQIDLPMQPGGARPRSGLIHALGILHNVSGLAVHRFSKADVVRHPLVGAIVSAYDHAEKDGASG; encoded by the coding sequence ATGGCAGTACATTCCTCCTTGCTGGAGACAGTGGAGTTTGACGACCCCGCCCTAGCCAACCAGCTTTTCGGCCCCCACAATGCCCACCTAGACCTGCTGGCCGCGGCCAGCGGTGCGCGTATCGGCAACCGGGGAGCCAGCATCTTTATCGAGAGTCCGGATCAGGACGTGCGCCGGAGCCTGTGCAACGTCTTTGTGCAACTCTATGATCTGCTGCGCGGCGGCCTGACGCTGAGCCAGCAGGACATGACCCGCGCATACGATATGCTCAGGGCCGATCCCGGACTGAATCTCGGTCAGGTCTTCCGCGACGCCGTTTTTGTGAATACGCCGCGCAAAACCGTCACCGCGCGCAACGTGGCCCAGAAGACTTATCTAGAGCTTCTGCGGCGGCATGAACTGGTTTTTGCCGTGGGGCCGGCCGGCACGGGCAAGACCTATCTGGCAGTGGCCATGGCCCTGTCCATGTTCCAGCAGCACCGGGTCAAACGCATTGTGCTGACCCGGCCGGCGGTGGAGGCGGGCGAACGACTGGGCTTCCTGCCCGGCGATCTGGCCGAGAAAGTGAATCCCTATCTGCGGCCTCTCTACGATGCCCTGCACGACATGATGCCCCAGCCCAAGGTGGCTTCCATGATGGAGGTGGGTTCGATTGAAGTGGCTCCTCTGGCGTTCATGCGCGGCCGCACCCTCAACGACGCCTTCATTATTCTGGATGAGGCCCAGAACACCACCCAGGAGCAGATGAAAATGTTCCTGACCCGCATGGGCTTCGGCTCGCGCATGGTGGTCACCGGCGACACCACCCAGATCGACCTGCCCATGCAGCCCGGCGGCGCCCGCCCGCGTTCGGGCCTGATCCACGCCCTGGGCATCCTGCATAACGTGTCCGGTCTTGCCGTTCATCGTTTCAGCAAGGCCGACGTCGTGCGTCACCCCCTTGTAGGAGCCATTGTCAGCGCTTATGACCACGCAGAAAAAGACGGCGCGTCCGGCTAG
- a CDS encoding F0F1 ATP synthase subunit delta, protein MSISGINNYNNVLFQWQGQQLKGSTSSGSKSSSSSSLESLFGNTSMTSQLSSMVELTKYAMDAMGLGSDSRVTFNQITKYREQLQTEFSKSVKDGLANMGISDLAGLSFSLDKNGALTAVGDNASDRKAVQAWLDANPALGKDLRKALTEAGIDAEDAVDLRVSAAGKLSVINTTSDNIQAALDGKASLSADLRAALEKLGVDVSKGLSFQFDDQGNLAVSGDVEQAEAVNQWLADNPELADAVKAQLEKRNVDTSAVSLRLGGEGNVQISVNNAELSDIQAVLDQQGAVGKKLRDGLDGLGVDPNINFSIQVNDDGSVTIVSDHADRDKVQRFFDENPDLVKKYRQIETLSSIDDARKAMQIAPSDMRKRIQIESMSAWWADSGNANSYFGNYSGGNLSLLAGLNLNV, encoded by the coding sequence ATGAGCATATCAGGCATCAACAATTACAATAACGTGCTGTTCCAGTGGCAGGGCCAGCAGTTGAAGGGTTCGACCTCAAGCGGCTCCAAAAGCTCTTCCTCCAGCAGCCTGGAGAGCCTTTTCGGCAACACCTCCATGACCAGCCAGCTTTCCAGCATGGTGGAACTGACCAAATACGCCATGGACGCCATGGGGCTCGGCAGCGACAGCCGGGTGACCTTCAACCAGATCACCAAATACCGTGAACAGTTACAGACCGAGTTCAGCAAGAGCGTCAAGGACGGTCTGGCCAACATGGGCATTTCGGACCTCGCGGGCCTGAGCTTCAGCCTGGATAAAAACGGCGCGCTGACCGCCGTGGGCGACAACGCTTCGGACAGAAAAGCCGTGCAGGCCTGGCTGGACGCCAATCCCGCCTTGGGCAAGGATCTGCGCAAAGCCCTGACTGAAGCGGGCATTGACGCCGAAGACGCTGTGGATCTGCGCGTCAGCGCGGCCGGCAAACTGAGCGTGATCAACACCACGTCCGATAATATCCAAGCCGCGCTGGACGGCAAGGCGAGCCTGAGCGCGGACCTGCGCGCGGCCCTGGAAAAACTGGGCGTCGATGTGAGCAAAGGCCTGAGCTTCCAATTTGACGATCAGGGCAATCTGGCCGTCAGCGGCGACGTGGAACAGGCCGAGGCCGTGAATCAGTGGCTGGCGGACAATCCAGAACTGGCCGACGCGGTCAAGGCGCAGTTGGAAAAGCGGAACGTGGACACCTCCGCCGTAAGCCTGCGCCTGGGCGGCGAGGGAAACGTCCAGATCAGCGTGAACAACGCCGAACTCAGCGACATTCAGGCCGTGCTGGACCAACAGGGCGCTGTGGGCAAAAAACTTCGTGACGGCCTGGATGGCCTGGGCGTCGACCCGAACATCAATTTTTCCATTCAGGTCAATGATGACGGCAGCGTGACCATCGTCAGCGACCACGCCGATCGCGACAAGGTGCAGCGCTTCTTTGACGAAAATCCCGATCTGGTCAAAAAATACCGGCAGATCGAGACGCTCTCCAGCATCGACGACGCCCGCAAGGCCATGCAGATCGCCCCTTCGGATATGCGCAAGCGCATTCAGATTGAATCCATGTCCGCCTGGTGGGCGGACTCCGGCAACGCCAATTCCTATTTCGGCAATTATTCCGGCGGCAATCTTTCCCTGCTGGCCGGACTGAACCTCAACGTTTAG